One segment of Setaria viridis chromosome 4, Setaria_viridis_v4.0, whole genome shotgun sequence DNA contains the following:
- the LOC117851881 gene encoding uncharacterized protein, whose translation MPPGQRSAARSPPAAGHTPLLVQAPPWVVRVLASTAGNNGGCLSGAGRVRRRAPDKWADLCNKAECGPLYPKLARALPRNNSDGRATPTSPGSLRLPVADPTCHKSPCSAPRLRLPLRFRPKSFNNLREPSTSPPPIHRTNPIPLSLTLAMARVSASELEVLLRTFNSEHPGVVLGHGFLRAAAIVDGLRDRTTNEELGRFFEAFGDVRAVVADEGYRGERLGLVVFPDAGNCSAATNQTSDNYDSIVKVDSIGINREFLIKAVRLPKRMQDVIRFSNVRNLMGVLFAVNPEVADDLQFNFLERSVLLIGVSSETTPRDLTTRCFGGRDVEAAVMIRDPETSERVGMVVFAEAGDATVVKNRQPMPRLYRTCILANSVNHVHQAVLEGSEDRERRKETSATMRSLIPPQYLQSGDSTDFHLRCLLLKSSSLVDLSQGLHHLCCVAEEKLQVSGRLCAAVVSEALDAAILVYDDSQSTDKAYRSASRLPAGSLRLYDSSLFPMPAGKVVTRVSDQVPERGMLPELFTKPEYLGRVVSLRGIDANKWDARELVYYLTGCKLEALYIHRAERKVFAVFGSQSDVHLARLHKPRAWGKLCGWRLRFEDLDEACFQPTVPAPAPPEQKPYPGVPKEAIKLAKRLTRLSISHCSSGDTKGIAEGLIRLAAVSKPDVLLRKDFADTVVLLMGIDAGTIKPDLRSELVNAFGEVDLLRLHNEQGVALAVFKSQTAAAKLHQQPAETLRRFGVDRCEPIPGELDVAALVSGTSEMVRSFGETYGRVVSYVDSRSASAGTSSGD comes from the exons ATGCCGCCAGGTCAGAGatccgccgcgcgctcgccgccggcggccggtcaCACTCCCCTGCTGGTTCAAGCTCCTCCGTGGGTTGTGCGTGTCCTTGCCTCCACGGCGGGCAACAACGGCGGCTGCCTCAGCGGCGCCGgccgggtgcggcggcgggctccGGACAAGTGGGCCGATCTTTGTAACAAGGCCGAATGCGGCCCACTTTATCCAAAATTGGCCCGCGCGCTGCCCAGGAATAATTCTGACGGCCGGGCCACACCGACCTCACCTGgcagcctccgcctccccgTTGCTGACCCCACTTGTCATAAATCCCCCTGCTCCGCTCCTCGCCTTCGCCTTCCTCTCCGATTCCGACCGAAATCATTCAACAACCTGAGAGAGCCCTCCACCTCTCCCCCACCAATCCACCGAACCAACCCCATTCCTCTCTCGCTCACTCTCGCAATGGCGAGGGTTTCTGCAAGCGAGCTCGAGGTTCTTCTAAGAACCTTCAACTCCGAGCACCCGGGCGTCGTCCTAGGCCACGGTTTCTTGCGGGCGGCCGCGATCGTCGACGGGCTCCGAGATAGGACGACGAACGAGGAACTGGGGAGATTCTTTGAAGCCTTCGGCGATGTCCGCGCGGTGGTCGCAGACGAGGGATACCGCGGCGAGCGTCTTGGTCTGGTCGTCTTCCCCGACGCCGGCAACTGCTCTGCCGCGACCAACCAGACCTCAGACAACTACGACAGCATCGTCAAA GTCGATTCCATTGGTATTAATCGAGAATTTCTGATCAAGGCTGTCCGCCTGCCGAAGAGGATGCAGGATGTCATCCGATTCAGCAATGTGCGGAACCTCATGGGAGTTCTTTTCGCGGTCAACCCTGAAGTAGCTGATGATCTCCAGTTCAACTTTCTCGAGAGATCAGTTCTGCTGATTGGAGTAAGTTCAGAGACCACACCCCGTGACCTGACGACGAGATGCTTTGGCGGTAGAGATGTGGAGGCGGCCGTGATGATTCGGGACCCCGAGACCTCCGAGCGTGTGGGCATGGTGGTGTTTGCCGAGGCCGGAGATGCTACCGTTGTCAAGAACAGGCAACCTATGCCCAGGTTATACAGGACATGCATTCTT GCAAACTCTGTCAATCATGTGCACCAGGCTGTGCTGGAGGGATCAGAGGATCGTGAGAGAAGGAAGGAGACTTCTGCCACCATGCGGTCACTGATTCCTCCACAGTATCTTCAGAGTGGTGATTCTACGGATTTTCACCTTCGGTGCTTACTCCTCAAGAGCTCGAGTCTGGTCGACCTGTCTCAAGGACTGCACCACCTTTGCTGCGTCGCTGAAGAGAAGTTGCAGGTCTCCGGGAGGCTCTGTGCTGCCGTGGTGAGCGAGGCGCTGGATGCTGCGATTCTGGTGTACGATGATTCACAGAGCACGGACAAGGCTTACCGCAGCGCGTCGCGCTTGCCCGCGGGATCCCTGAGACTGTATGATTCATCCCTCTTCCCGATGCCCGCCGGCAAGGTTGTCACCAGAGTGTCCGATCAGGTGCCCGAGCGAGGTATGCTTCCGGAGCTATTCACCAAGCCAGAGTACTTGGGGCGGGTAGTGTCGCTGAGAGGGATTGATGCTAATAAATGGGACGCCCGGGAGCTCGTCTACTACCTTACTGGTTGCAAATTGGAAGCTCTCTATATTCACCGAGCCGAGCGTAAAGTGTTCGCCGTGTTTGGGAGTCAGAGCGATGTTCATCTGGCGCGGCTGCACAAGCCAAGAGCATGGGGTAAACTCTGCGGGTGGCGTCTCAGGTTCGAGGATCTGGACGAGGCGTGTTTCCAGCCGACAGTGCCGGCTCCAGCACCACCAGAGCAGAAGCCTTACCCTGGAGTGCCTAAAGAAGCAATCAAGTTAGCGAAGAGGTTGACGAGGCTAAGCATCTCACACTGCAGCTCTGGTGATACCAAGGGGATTGCTGAAGGGTTGATCAGGCTTGCTGCCGTGTCCAAACCTGATGTTCTTCTGCGCAAGGATTTCGCAGACACAGTGGTGCTTCTGATGGGGATAGATGCTGGTACCATTAAGCCAGACCTGCGCTCAGAGCTGGTGAATGCATTTGGTGAGGTCGACTTGCTGCGTTTGCACAACGAGCAGGGAGTAGCGCTGGCTGTGTTCAAGTCACAGACTGCAGCTGCCAAGCTACATCAGCAGCCTGCTGAGACCTTGAGGCGTTTTGGCGTCGATCGCTGCGAGCCTATCCCAGGAGAGTTGGACGTGGCGGCCCTTGTCAGCGGCACATCTGAGATGGTACGCAGCTTCGGAGAGACCTACGGTAGGGTGGTGAGTTACGTGGACTCTCGTTCAGCTTCTGCAGGGACATCCTCGGGAGATTGA